In Longimicrobium sp., one genomic interval encodes:
- a CDS encoding MliC family protein, protein MSGRWIVGACVTLLAACTNVKDSRQNEVTFTCEGGVRITAWFQDGGVRLLLPGDTDKITLTQVRAGTGDSYETGGLRFEVNADTATLERNGKRVYHGCAT, encoded by the coding sequence GTGAGTGGTCGATGGATCGTGGGGGCGTGCGTGACACTGCTGGCCGCGTGCACCAACGTCAAAGACTCCCGGCAGAACGAAGTCACCTTCACCTGCGAAGGCGGCGTCCGCATCACCGCGTGGTTCCAGGACGGCGGCGTGCGCCTCCTGCTTCCCGGCGATACGGACAAGATCACGCTCACCCAGGTGCGCGCCGGCACCGGCGACAGCTACGAAACGGGAGGGCTGCGCTTCGAAGTGAACGCGGACACCGCCACGCTGGAGCGGAACGGCAAGCGCGTGTACCATGGCTGCGCCACCTGA
- a CDS encoding ATP-binding protein, with amino-acid sequence MTQERTLTVLNVDDYPAALYATSRVLRQAGYRVLEATTGAEALARAGECPDLIILDVNLPDVDGFEVARRIKADPETATIPLLHMSAAYRDPEHRALGLEGGADAYLAQPVEPRELLATIRALLRVREAESVVRQSEERLRVLASATADVVWTTDAEGRLSTDLPGWRDLTGQSTDELLGWGWLDAVHPDDRPRTAQAWDDAVREQGTYDTEYRLRMRDGGYRTFLARGVPVFEPGGEIREWVGLCTDVEDRRRAEDRQRFLSDAGAVLAASLEAERMPARLAELAVPLLADCFSLELHPFEGGERMVASAPDRNALPALPALPAALEERLAAGETLALGPGELPGVRSYLAAPLIARGEMLGSVRIATGPSGRTLDRADAEALGELARRVALAVDNARLYTAALDASETKSEFLATMSHELRTPMNAILGYADLLDAEVAGPLTDAQREQLNRIGASARHLLQLIDEILTFSRIEAGREQVSVERFDLAELARDTAEMVEPMARGKDLRFPVDTSADPLWVVSDPGKVRQILLNLLSNAVKFTEAGEVRLAVRAEDDEAVLRISDTGIGIAPEQQGRIFDAFWQVEQSSIRRAGGTGLGLSVTRHLVDMLGGTVEVASTVGEGSTFTVRIPLVP; translated from the coding sequence ATGACCCAAGAGCGTACCCTCACCGTCCTCAACGTGGACGACTATCCGGCCGCGCTGTACGCCACCTCGCGCGTGCTGCGCCAGGCCGGCTATCGCGTGCTGGAGGCGACCACCGGTGCGGAGGCGCTGGCGCGGGCCGGGGAGTGCCCGGACCTCATCATCCTGGACGTGAACCTGCCGGACGTGGACGGCTTCGAGGTGGCGCGGCGCATCAAGGCCGACCCCGAGACGGCCACCATCCCCCTCCTGCACATGTCCGCCGCCTACCGCGACCCGGAGCACCGCGCGCTGGGTCTGGAGGGCGGCGCCGACGCGTACCTCGCGCAGCCCGTGGAGCCGCGCGAGCTCCTGGCCACCATCCGCGCCCTGCTGCGCGTGCGCGAGGCGGAGAGCGTGGTGCGCCAGAGCGAGGAGCGCCTGCGCGTGCTCGCCTCGGCCACCGCGGACGTCGTGTGGACCACCGACGCGGAGGGGCGCCTATCGACCGACCTCCCGGGCTGGCGCGACCTGACCGGCCAGTCGACGGACGAGCTGCTGGGATGGGGATGGCTGGACGCGGTGCACCCCGACGACCGCCCCCGCACCGCGCAGGCGTGGGACGACGCCGTGCGCGAGCAGGGCACGTACGACACGGAGTACCGCCTGCGCATGCGCGACGGCGGCTACCGCACCTTTCTGGCGCGCGGGGTGCCGGTGTTCGAGCCCGGCGGCGAGATCCGCGAATGGGTCGGCCTCTGCACGGACGTGGAGGACCGCCGCCGCGCCGAGGACCGCCAGCGCTTCCTGAGCGACGCCGGCGCCGTCCTCGCCGCGTCGCTCGAAGCCGAGCGGATGCCCGCGCGCCTCGCCGAGCTCGCCGTGCCGCTGCTGGCCGACTGCTTCTCGCTGGAGCTGCACCCCTTCGAGGGCGGCGAGCGGATGGTGGCCTCCGCGCCCGACCGTAATGCGCTCCCCGCGCTCCCCGCGCTCCCCGCTGCGCTGGAGGAGCGCCTGGCGGCCGGCGAGACGCTGGCGCTGGGGCCGGGCGAGCTGCCGGGGGTGCGCTCGTACCTGGCAGCCCCCCTCATCGCGCGCGGCGAGATGCTGGGATCGGTGCGCATCGCCACCGGCCCCTCCGGACGCACCCTGGACCGTGCGGACGCGGAGGCGCTGGGCGAGCTGGCGCGGCGGGTGGCGCTCGCCGTGGACAACGCGCGGCTCTACACGGCCGCGCTGGACGCCAGCGAGACGAAGAGCGAGTTCCTGGCCACCATGAGCCACGAGCTGCGCACCCCCATGAACGCCATCCTGGGCTACGCCGACCTGCTGGACGCCGAGGTCGCGGGCCCCCTCACGGATGCGCAGCGCGAGCAGCTCAACCGCATCGGCGCCAGCGCAAGGCACCTGCTGCAGCTCATCGACGAGATCCTCACCTTTTCGCGCATCGAGGCAGGGCGCGAGCAGGTGAGCGTGGAGCGCTTCGACCTGGCGGAGCTGGCCCGCGACACGGCGGAGATGGTGGAGCCGATGGCGCGCGGCAAGGATCTCCGCTTCCCCGTGGACACCTCCGCCGATCCGCTGTGGGTGGTCTCCGATCCCGGCAAGGTGAGGCAGATCCTCCTGAACCTCCTCTCCAACGCCGTCAAGTTCACCGAGGCGGGCGAGGTGCGCCTCGCCGTCCGCGCGGAGGACGACGAGGCGGTGCTGCGCATCTCGGACACGGGAATCGGGATCGCGCCGGAGCAGCAGGGCCGCATCTTCGACGCCTTCTGGCAGGTGGAGCAGTCCTCCATCCGCCGCGCCGGCGGCACCGGCCTCGGCCTGAGCGTCACCCGCCACCTGGTGGACATGCTGGGCGGCACGGTCGAGGTCGCCAGCACGGTCGGCGAGGGGAGCACGTTCACGGTGCGGATACCGCTGGTGCCGTAG
- a CDS encoding ATP-binding protein produces the protein MSELPLLSLPLLREEDVVIARRRAREAAERAGFERQDATRIATAVSEIARNAYGYAGGGTVELFVADGSLAVRVADRGPGIPHLEEVLGGRYASPTGLGAGITGARRLMDTFRIDTAEGRGTTVVMSMRLPPGARLAEAEVARIAAELVRAAPPEPVHELHEQNREVLRALAALEERKEELERLNRELEDTNRGVVALYAELDQRAEQLGQANDLKAQFLSYMSHEFRTPLDSILALSGLLLARTDGPLTEEQETQVGFVRRSARDLLDMVDDLLAASRMDAGQVKVRPSRFTVDDVYNAVRAMLRPLIDEKAPPLVWEAEPDLPDLHTDEAKVAQILRNLISNALKFTERGEVRISAARGPAQDTVVFRVADTGIGIAPEDRERIFRDFAQVESHLQRRVRGSGLGLPLSRKLAVLLGGDLGVESTPGAGSVFSLVIPFTYTEPAAQG, from the coding sequence GTGAGCGAGCTTCCGCTGCTGTCGCTGCCGCTGCTGCGCGAGGAGGACGTGGTGATCGCCCGCCGCCGCGCCCGCGAGGCCGCCGAGCGCGCCGGCTTCGAGAGGCAGGACGCCACCCGCATCGCCACCGCCGTCAGCGAGATCGCGCGCAACGCTTACGGCTACGCGGGCGGCGGCACGGTGGAGCTGTTCGTGGCGGACGGCTCGCTGGCGGTGCGCGTGGCGGACCGCGGCCCCGGCATCCCCCACTTGGAAGAGGTGCTCGGCGGGCGCTACGCCTCGCCCACCGGGCTGGGCGCGGGGATCACGGGCGCGCGGCGGCTGATGGACACCTTTCGCATCGACACGGCGGAGGGGCGTGGGACGACGGTCGTGATGTCGATGCGTCTCCCGCCCGGCGCGCGGCTGGCCGAGGCGGAGGTGGCGCGCATCGCCGCGGAGCTGGTGCGGGCGGCCCCGCCCGAGCCCGTGCACGAGCTGCACGAGCAGAACCGCGAAGTGCTGCGCGCCCTCGCCGCGCTGGAGGAGCGCAAGGAGGAGCTGGAGCGCCTCAATCGCGAGCTGGAGGACACCAACCGCGGCGTGGTGGCGCTCTACGCCGAGCTGGACCAGCGCGCCGAGCAGCTTGGGCAGGCCAACGACCTCAAGGCGCAGTTCCTGTCGTACATGAGCCACGAGTTCCGCACGCCGCTGGACTCCATCCTGGCGCTGAGCGGCCTGCTGCTGGCCCGCACCGACGGCCCGCTCACCGAGGAGCAGGAGACGCAGGTGGGGTTCGTGCGCCGCTCCGCCCGCGACCTGCTGGACATGGTGGACGACCTGCTGGCCGCGTCGCGCATGGACGCGGGGCAGGTGAAGGTGCGCCCTTCGCGGTTCACGGTGGACGACGTGTACAACGCGGTGCGCGCCATGCTCCGCCCCCTGATCGACGAAAAGGCGCCGCCGCTGGTGTGGGAGGCGGAGCCGGACCTCCCCGATCTGCACACCGACGAGGCCAAGGTGGCGCAGATCCTCCGCAATCTCATCTCCAACGCCCTCAAGTTCACCGAGCGGGGCGAGGTGCGGATCTCCGCCGCGCGCGGGCCCGCCCAGGACACGGTCGTCTTCCGGGTGGCGGACACGGGAATCGGGATCGCGCCGGAGGACCGGGAGCGGATCTTTCGCGACTTCGCGCAGGTGGAGAGCCACTTGCAGCGGCGGGTGCGCGGGAGCGGGCTGGGGCTTCCCCTCTCGCGCAAGCTGGCCGTGCTGCTGGGGGGCGACCTGGGCGTGGAGAGCACCCCGGGGGCGGGATCGGTCTTCTCGCTCGTCATCCCCTTCACCTATACCGAGCCCGCGGCGCAGGGATGA